AAGAATTTTTAGAAAGAGTTTGGAAATGGGCAAATGAATATAGAGAACATATAAAAAAGCAAATAATGGCTATAGGTGCTTCAGTTGACTGGTCTAGAGAAAGGTTTACTCTTGATGAAGGTTTAAATAAAGCTGTAAGAAAAGTTTTTGTTGAATTATATAATGAAGGATTAATATACAAAGGTAAGTATATAGTTAATTGGTGCCCTAGTTGTGGAACTGTTCTATCAGATGAAGAAGTTGAACATAAAGATGAACACGGAGCATTTTATCATATAAAATATCCTATAAAAGGTGAAGATGATTATATAATTATTGCTACAACAAGACCTGAAACTATGTTAGGAGATACAGCAATAGCTGTTCATCCATCAGATGAGAGATATAAGGATTATGTAGGAAAAGTAGCTATTTTACCGCTAGTAGGAAGAGAAATTCCTATAATTGCTGATAAATATGTTGACCCTTCATTTGGTACAGGCGCATTAAAAGTTACACCTGCTCATGATCCAAATGACTATTTAATGGGTCAAAGACATAATCTAGAAACTGTGCAAATAATGGATGAATTTGCTAATATAAATGAAAATGGTGGTAAATATGCAGGTTTAAATAGAAAAGAAGCTAGAAAAGCAGTAGTTGAAGATTTAGAAAAAGAAGGTTATTTAATTAAAATAGAAGAAATGGTACATTCTGTAGGACATTGTTATAGATGTGATACAGTAGTTGAACCATTTTTATTAGATCAATGGTTTGTAAAAATGAAACCATTAGCTGAGAAAGCTATTGAAGCAGTTGAAAAATCTGATGTAAAATTTTATCCTGATAGATGGAAAAAAGTTTATTTAAATTGGATGAATGAAATAAGAGATTGGTGTATATCAAGACAATTATGGTGGGGACATAGAATACCAGTTTGGTATTGTGATGACTGTGGTCACACAAATGTTTCTGAAGAAGATATTCATGAATGTAAAAAATGTGGTTCTAAAAATATTAGACAAGATGAAGATGTTTTAGATACATGGTTTAGTTCAGCATTGTGGCCATTTTCTACTTTAGGCTGGCCTGAAGAAACAGAAGATTTGAAAAAATATTATCCAACAGATTTATTAGTTACAGGTTTTGATATTATTTTCTTCTGGGTAGCAAGAATGATTGTTATGGGCGAAAAGTTTATGGATGATAAGCCATTTTCTGATGTATATATTCATCAATTAGTTAGAGATAAACAAGGAAGAAAAATGTCAAAATCATTAGGTAATGGTATAGATCCGTTAGAAATTATTGAAAAATTTGGTGCTGATCCTATGAGGTTTACTCTCTCAATATTAGCAGCGCAAGGAAGAGATATTAAATTAGATCCAAAAGCTTTTGAGTCCTACTCAAAATTTGCAAACAAGATTTGGAATGCAACAAGATTTGTATTATTAAATATGGATGACTTTGAAAAAATAGAATTGACACCAGATATGCTTGAATTAGAAGATAAATGGATGCTATCAAGATTGAATAATACTATTAAAGTAGTAACTGAATCCTTGAAAAAATATGAATTTAATATAGCGGCAAGAGAATTATATGATTTCTTCTGGAATGAATATTGTGATTGGTATATTGAAGCAGTAAAGAATAGATTAAAATCTGAAAATAAAAAAATTGCTCAAAATGTTTTAGTTAGAGTTTTAGATTCTTCATTAAGATTATTGCATCCATTCATGCCATTTTTAACAGAAGAATTATGGCAAAATATACCTAAAATAACTGATGAAAAGTATTTAATTACAGCAAAATGGCCTGAATATATAGAAGAACATAAATTTGACAAAGAAGAATATGAGTTTGAAAAGATAAAAGAATTTATTAGAGGTATAAGAAATGTAAAAGCAGAAATTAATTTACCTCAAATTACAAAAGTAGAAGTATCATATAAAGCATTAGATAATTATGAATGGATTATAAAAAATGAAGAATTAATAAAAGAATTAGCTTTTGTAACTAAACTCGAAAAAGTAGATGAAAAACCTGAAAGATCAGCAACATCATATGTTGATGATAACATTGAAGCTTATGTTAAATTGGGAGAATTGATAGATATTGAATCCGAAAAAGAAAGACTAAATAAAAAGAAAGAAAAATTAGAAAAAGAATTTATGAAATATGATAAAAAATTAAATAATAAGAAATTTTTAGAAAATGCACCAGAAGATGTTATTGAAGAGGTTAAAGAAAATCACTCTTTAGTGAAAAGTCAAATAGACAAATTGGTAAAATTATTAGAGGAGTTAGAATAAAATGATTTCAAATTTGAAAGAAGCTGTTGATTATATATATGATAGACGTGGTGGTACGAGAATAAAATATGGATTAGAAAGAATAAATAAATTATGTGAGTTATTGGGGAATCCTCAAAGGGATTTCCCAGTTATTCATGTAACAGGTACGAATGGTAAAGGAAGTACTTCAAAAGCTATACATGATATTTTAAAAGGTCATGGATATAATGTGGGATTATTTATATCTCCACATTTAACTAATATAACTGAAAGAATAAAAATCAATTCAAATCCTATAAAAGAACAAGAATTTGTTGAAACTTTAAATGAAATGATAATGCCTATAGAAAAGATGGATACAAAAGAAGATATGTCACCATCATTTTTTGAAATAATGACAGCGTTAGCTTTAAAATACTTTTCTAGTAAAAAAGTAGATGTAGTTGTATTAGAAGTGGGACTTGGTGGGAGATTAGATGCTACTAATGTAGTGCATTCAGATGTTTCAGTAATAACAACAGTTCAGTATGATCATATGAATTTATTAGGAAACACTTTAGAAGAAATAGCATTTGAAAAATCTGGTATTATTAAAAAAGGTAATAATGTCGTTTTAGGGAATATTTCTGAATCTGCAAAAAAAGTTATATATGGAAGAGCAAATGAAGTAGGAATAAATAAATTATTTGAATTTGGCAAAGATTATAATTATAGTAATGCTATTTTTTCATTAAATTGGAATTCAATAGATTATAATAGTGTATTTAATAAGATAGAAAATATAGTATATAAAGCGAATGGAACATATCAACCACATAATGTATCAACTGCAATAATGGCTGTTGAAGCTTTTTTTGATAAAAAAGGAGTAAATTTAGATATCGAAAAAACAAAGAATTCACTTAAAAGATATATTTGGGAAGGTAGATTTGAATTAATAGAATATAATAATAAGAAATTTATTTTAGAAGGGGCTCATAATATATCTGGAGCATTAGCTTTAAAAAATTCAATAAAAACTTATATAAAAAAATTTAGTAAGGCTGCATTGATAGGGATTTTAGATGATAAAGATGTTGAAGGAATGATAAAAATATTATCGGATGATTTTGATTGTATAGTAGTAACTCAGGTTCCGAATAAACGCTCTGAAAATCCTGAAAAAGTCTATAATTTATTTAAAAAATATTCGAAAAATGTTGTTTTTGAAAAAGATCCAATTGAAGCTTTTAAAAAACTTTATTCAACACCTTATGAATATTATTTTATAACAGGTTCATTGTATTTGGTAGGGAAAATCAGGGGTTATATATTTAATCTGGAGGAAATTTAATGATAAGAAAGATAAAAGGTTTAATTAATAAGTTGGATTCAGATGAAATAATCATACAAAGCGGGAATTTTTTCTTTGAAAGCATTCCAACATTTAGAATTCTTAATAATTGTAAAGAAAATGAAGAATACATATTTCATACTGTTCTTGAAACAAATGAATGGAATATCTCTTTATATATTTTTTATGATGAATTTGAAAGAGAAATGTTTTTAAATTTAAAAAAAGTATCTAAATTAGGTGCAAAAAGTGCATTAAAAATTTTACAAAGTGCTGATGCTGAAAGTATAGCATCAATGATTTCGGCAAATGATTTAAACGGTTTATCAAAATTACCTGGTGTTGGCAAAAAAACTGCAGAAAGAATTGCAAATGAATTAAAAGATAAATTTGATGTATTTATAACTAATGATAATAGTACAAAACTAAATGATGCTTTAAATGCTTTAGAAGCATTAGGATTTGAAAGAAACAAGGTATTTAAGGTATTAAAAGAAATGGATATTGAAAATTTATCTTTAGAAAATATAATTACACAAGCTTTGAAGAAATTGTGATAATATCTTAATTTTAATTAATGAAAATAATGTTAAAATATATAAGTCGGGGGTGTGTTATGAGAGTTTTAATTTTAGCAGCTGGACTAGGAACTAGAATGAAATCTAAGTACCCAAAAGTAATGCATAAAATTATGGGGAAAGAACTGGTAAATTGGGTTATTGATACTGCAAAAAAATTAAATCCATCAAAAATAGCTGTTGTTTTAGGTCATAAAAGTGATTTAGTAGAAAAAATATTACCTGATGATATTGAAATATATTATCAAAAAGAACAATTAGGGACAGGTCATGCTGTTATGTCAGCAAAAGAATTTATTACTAATGAGGATGTTTTGATACTATACGGAGATACTCCATTAATAACTGTAGATACATTAAAGAATTTAATAAATAAGCATAAAGAA
This sequence is a window from Marinitoga litoralis. Protein-coding genes within it:
- a CDS encoding valine--tRNA ligase, encoding MDIGKRYTPNEIETKWYKTWLDNHLFEAKGEGNGKFSMVIPPPNITGKIHMGHALNISLQDIVTRFNRMQGKDTLWLPGEDHAGIATQHVVEKFLLKSEGKRKEEYGREEFLERVWKWANEYREHIKKQIMAIGASVDWSRERFTLDEGLNKAVRKVFVELYNEGLIYKGKYIVNWCPSCGTVLSDEEVEHKDEHGAFYHIKYPIKGEDDYIIIATTRPETMLGDTAIAVHPSDERYKDYVGKVAILPLVGREIPIIADKYVDPSFGTGALKVTPAHDPNDYLMGQRHNLETVQIMDEFANINENGGKYAGLNRKEARKAVVEDLEKEGYLIKIEEMVHSVGHCYRCDTVVEPFLLDQWFVKMKPLAEKAIEAVEKSDVKFYPDRWKKVYLNWMNEIRDWCISRQLWWGHRIPVWYCDDCGHTNVSEEDIHECKKCGSKNIRQDEDVLDTWFSSALWPFSTLGWPEETEDLKKYYPTDLLVTGFDIIFFWVARMIVMGEKFMDDKPFSDVYIHQLVRDKQGRKMSKSLGNGIDPLEIIEKFGADPMRFTLSILAAQGRDIKLDPKAFESYSKFANKIWNATRFVLLNMDDFEKIELTPDMLELEDKWMLSRLNNTIKVVTESLKKYEFNIAARELYDFFWNEYCDWYIEAVKNRLKSENKKIAQNVLVRVLDSSLRLLHPFMPFLTEELWQNIPKITDEKYLITAKWPEYIEEHKFDKEEYEFEKIKEFIRGIRNVKAEINLPQITKVEVSYKALDNYEWIIKNEELIKELAFVTKLEKVDEKPERSATSYVDDNIEAYVKLGELIDIESEKERLNKKKEKLEKEFMKYDKKLNNKKFLENAPEDVIEEVKENHSLVKSQIDKLVKLLEELE
- a CDS encoding bifunctional folylpolyglutamate synthase/dihydrofolate synthase; the encoded protein is MISNLKEAVDYIYDRRGGTRIKYGLERINKLCELLGNPQRDFPVIHVTGTNGKGSTSKAIHDILKGHGYNVGLFISPHLTNITERIKINSNPIKEQEFVETLNEMIMPIEKMDTKEDMSPSFFEIMTALALKYFSSKKVDVVVLEVGLGGRLDATNVVHSDVSVITTVQYDHMNLLGNTLEEIAFEKSGIIKKGNNVVLGNISESAKKVIYGRANEVGINKLFEFGKDYNYSNAIFSLNWNSIDYNSVFNKIENIVYKANGTYQPHNVSTAIMAVEAFFDKKGVNLDIEKTKNSLKRYIWEGRFELIEYNNKKFILEGAHNISGALALKNSIKTYIKKFSKAALIGILDDKDVEGMIKILSDDFDCIVVTQVPNKRSENPEKVYNLFKKYSKNVVFEKDPIEAFKKLYSTPYEYYFITGSLYLVGKIRGYIFNLEEI
- the ruvA gene encoding Holliday junction branch migration protein RuvA; this translates as MIRKIKGLINKLDSDEIIIQSGNFFFESIPTFRILNNCKENEEYIFHTVLETNEWNISLYIFYDEFEREMFLNLKKVSKLGAKSALKILQSADAESIASMISANDLNGLSKLPGVGKKTAERIANELKDKFDVFITNDNSTKLNDALNALEALGFERNKVFKVLKEMDIENLSLENIITQALKKL